ACTCCCCAACAAATGTACGTTCTCACAACATGATGTCTACTATCACAGTTACATTTATCTCTGTACTCAATCTACTACTGCAACCCATCCGCCAGTGGTTGGAATCTTTAGAAATTGCCAGTCCCAAATTAGCGCGTCGAATTTGTACACTTATTCCTGCTAGCTGTCCATTTGAACGAGAAATTAAAGTAGGCGATCGCACTCTCATTCACATCCCACCCCTATGTAAACTCAATCCTCTTTACGAACAGTTAGTCGAAATCCGATTTAAAGCCTTAATGTATTTAGCAGACGAATGTGGAGAAGATGTCACGCAGTTTTGCTAACTCAACAAAAAAGAAGACTATGGATACCTTGTAAGGGCGTACATCTGTACGCCTTTACTATTAAGGGTTAACCGTCAATAAGTTCTCTAATTGGAGAACTCCGCTCTCAACTGACTTACTACCCGATCTAACCCCACGGAATGGGCAGCTTTGAATAATAAACGATCGCCCCTCTGCACAAATGTTTTCAATCGAGCGACTAAATCAGCATGAGTGGCAAAGCATTCTGAGGGAACACCATCGGCACTTTTAGCGATCGCTTCCGCATCTTCACCATCAACTAACACTAATAAGCCGTCTAGCTTGAGGTTACGTACAGTCTCACCTACTCTTTGGTGTAACTGCGCTGAACGCTCGCCTAATTCTTTCATCGCCCCTAACACCGCAATCTTCCGCTTTCCTGGTGTATCGGCTAATAACTGCAATGCTGCTAACATCGCTTCTGGTGCAGCATTATAAGTCTCATCTAAGATTATCACATCATTGGGCAAACTAAAACGTTGCGATCGCCCTGTTGGCATATTTACTGTTACAC
Above is a genomic segment from Nostoc sp. MS1 containing:
- a CDS encoding Mo-dependent nitrogenase C-terminal domain-containing protein, encoding MMSTITVTFISVLNLLLQPIRQWLESLEIASPKLARRICTLIPASCPFEREIKVGDRTLIHIPPLCKLNPLYEQLVEIRFKALMYLADECGEDVTQFC